The Euphorbia lathyris chromosome 8, ddEupLath1.1, whole genome shotgun sequence genome has a window encoding:
- the LOC136204270 gene encoding cell division control protein 2 homolog C-like, with protein sequence MVRRQPLVPGDSEFLQLLHIFSSLSDWHVYPQWEPQNLIRVVPALGPDGVDLLLEVMSCGLPAVPAAIAHNPVALECSSITLIPLAHQLFLMMLMLLFKEFSGNLLVVNK encoded by the exons ATGGTGAGAAGGCAACCTCTGGTTCCTGGCGATTCCGAgttcctgcagttgcttcataTTTTTAG TTCACTGAGTGATTGGCATGTCTATCCACAATGGGAGCCTCAAAACCTGATACGCGTTGTTCCAGCTCTAGGACCTGATGGTGTTGATCTTCTATTG GAAGTGATGTCTTGTGGATTACCTGCAGTTCCTGCAGCAATTGCCCACAATCCAGTGGCCTTGGA GTGCAGCTCAATTACTTTGATACCACTAGCTCATCAACTATTTTTGATGATGCTAATGCTGTTGTTCAAGGAGTTCAGTGGAAACTTACTCGTAGTCAACAAATAA